The DNA window CGTGGACCAATTCGTGATCCAGCGGCGGAATCTCGCGGTTCTCGCGCGGGCTCAGCCCTTGCAGCCACGCCTTGCGCGCGTGGATGGCGATGCGGCCGATACCGGCATCGCGCATCCGCGCCAGAAAATCGGGCAGCACCTGTTCGGGGATCTGGTCGTCGACGCCGATCCGGCATTTCACCGTCACCTCGACCGGGCTGACCGATTGCATCGCGGCCACGCAATCCGCGACAAGGCCGGGCTGTTTCATCAGGACCGCCCCGAAACAGCCGGACTGCACCCGGTCACTGGGACAGCCGACATTCAGATTGATCTCGTCATAGCCCCAGTCGGCGGCAATGGCGGTCGCCTGACGCAGCTCTGCCGGGTCCGAGCCGCCCAGTTGCAGCGCCAGCGGACGTTCGACCGCGTTGAAATCCAGCAGCCGCGCGCGGTCCCCGTGCACGATGGCGGCCGAGGTGACCATCTCGGTATACAGCAGCGCGTGGCGCGACATCATCCGGTGAAACATCCGGCAATGCCTGTCCGTCCAGTCCATCATCGGGGCGACGGATAATCTTGCGTGTTCGGCCAGTTTCATCTTCTTTGCAACTTCACCAGAAAAACGCGCGCCTGTCGGCCTTGAGAGGGGCAGGATGGCCCGTTGTCCCGCCTATAGACCATGCGCGCGGCAGAGGGAAACCCGCCAGCACCGGCACCCTGCCGGCCTGCCGATGTCCGCCCGCATGAAAGAGGCTGGCGATATTCGTCATTCATAATGGAAAACAGTCTGCCGCATTATGTGCGATCATATTTGGATTTTTCCAGACATTCGGCGATGAATATTGACATGAAGGCCACAATTCGCATCCTTGACATCCAGCCTGGAGAAAGTCGTGGCGCGTTTGTGTTTGTCAGCCGGCCCGGCGGCGATGTTTCTTGCGACCGCCCTTCTTGCGCCCTTGTCGGCGCAGGCCCAGCAACAGGATGCTGAACGCGCCCATGCGCTGCGGCAGATCATCGCGACGATGGATGAGGAAGTCGCCCAGCTTGAGGCGCGGGCACAGGCGGCGCGCGACCAGCTGGACGATCTGGCGGAACGGCAGGACAAGGCGAAACGGCTGGAGGCCGAGATTGCCGCGCAACAGGCCGCTTTGCCCGATCTGGAACAGAAAGCCGCCGAATTGCAGCAGGATATTCTTGGCCTGAGGGAAGAACGCGATGCCATGCGGGCCGATCTGGAACAGCGCGCAGCCATCGCGGTGGAAACCGACCGGCTGGCCGACGAAATGGCGGCGGAACAAGCCGCGCTGGAACAGCTGTCGCAGACCGTCGCGGATCGGCAGTCGTTTCTGACCGGAACCGAGGCGCGGACGGATCGGCTGCGTGCCACCCTGCGCCGCCTTGTTGCCGCACGCGATGCCGCGCGATCCGAGGCAGAGGCGGCAGACCGCAAGCGCCGCGAGGCACAAGAGACGCTGGCGGCGCAGATCGGACCGCTTCGGACCACCATCGACACCATGACCGAACGCATCGCACGCGGGCAGAAGGAAGCGTCGGATCTGGATGCGCGGACGGCCGATCTGCGCGCCTCGGTTCAGCAACTGACCGCCGATCGCGACGCGCTGACGGCCGAGGCCGCAGAGGCGCGCGATACGGCCGACGCGCAGCAGGCAAGGCTGGACGCGCTGCGCGAAGAGGCCGATGCGCTGCGCCGCGACATCGCCGGCCTGACCGAAGAACGCGACGGGCTGACGGCGGCTTCCGAACGCGCCGCCGCCCTTGCGGCACAGAATGACAGCCTGAGCCGGACAATCGCGGATCAGCAGGCGCAGGCCGACCGCCTGCAAGCCAGCATCGCCGAACGCCGGCGCAGCGTCGAGACGCTGGCGGCGCGCGAAGACGAACTGCAACGCGCCATCGGTGAACTGGACGAAAACCGTCAGGCGCTGCGCGAAACGGCGGGACGCGCGGATCAGGCCGAACGCGCCGCGCTGCAAGCCGACATCGCAGACATGCGGCAACAGAGGGATGCCGGGATGCAGGAACTGTCGGGTCTGCGCGACCAGCTTGCCCGCCTGTCGCAACAGCGCAACGCCTTGGCCGAGGTCGCGACGCAGCTGCAACAGCAGCAGGACCAAAGCGCGCAGCTGAGCCGGGCGATCGAGGCGCAGCAGCAGGAATCGCAGCAACTGGCCGACCGGATCGCCGCGCAGCGTGACCGGCTTGCGCAGATGGAAGAAGATGAAGATGCCGCCGAGCCGGCTCAGCCCCCGGACCAGGCCGTGCCACAGATCGGTGCGGCGGTGGCCGTGGACGACACGCCGGATGCGGCCGCGTCCGCGCCGGGTCGGCGCGCGGCTGACGTGGATGCGGTTCTGTCCAGCGCGCCCGGCCTGCCCCGCGCCGCGGACCGGCTGGACCGGCTGCGCGAATCGCTCATTGCGGGCGCATGTGCGCCCGATGCACTGCAACAGGTCCAGGACCCCATCAACCGGCAGGCCCTGCTGGCGCTGCTGTCGCGTCTGTCACCCTGCTGAAAGACCGGCGTCACAACAAAGGAGAGACGCATGCGACTGTCAAAGCCCCTTCGGACCCTGGCGCTTGGCCTTGGTCTTGTTCTTGCGTCGCTGTCGTCCGGCGCGGCGCAGGAACCGCCCATCAACATCATGACGGGATCGCCGACGGGCACCTATATCCAGTTCGGGCGCGACATGCAGAACCTGATGGCGAATTGCGGGCAGCAGATGGGCGTGGTCGAATCCGCCGGCTCGCTTGAGAATTTCCTGGGCGTGCGGCAACGGCGGCAGACGCAGTTCGGGATCGTGCAGAACGATGTGCTGGAATACATGCAGACCTTTGCCGGGCAGGACCCGGCCGTGGCGCGGACGATCCGCGGCGTGCGCATCGCCTTTCCGCTTTACGACGAAGAGGTGCATATCCTGGGCGTGAAGGACATTGGCAGCCTTGCCGATCTTGCCGGCCGGCGCGTGGCCATCGGCACGGAAAACAGCGGCACCTTCCTGACATCGTCGTTGATGCTGTCGCTGACCGGGATCGAGCCGGCCGAAAAGCTGACCATCGGCCCGCAAGAGGCGCTGGCCGCGCTGAAGGCCGGCGATCTGGACGCGTTCTTCTATGTCACCGGCGCGCCGGCCCCGATCTATGCCGATGAGGACATCGACGGCGACCGGTTTCATCTGGTGCCGGTGGCCGACGACACGTTGCGCAGCGTCTATACGCCGACCACGCTGGCGGCGGGCACCTATCCGTTCCAGACCGAGCCCGTCGATCTGGTCGCGGTCAAGGCGGTGCTGATGACGTTCGAATACGACATGCGCGGCAACGCCTATCACCGTGCGGCCTGCGACGCGGTGTCGGACCTGTCCTCGCTGATCCTGACCCGGCTGGACGATCTGCGCGAAGACGGTCATCCGAAATGGCAACAGGTGGATCTTGAGGCGATCCCGCCGGGCTGGGACATCAGCGCCTGCGTCAATCGCGGCATCAGCCCCGATTACGTTGCGTCCTGCACGGCACCCGAGGCCTCGCCCGACAGCGATGCGAACGCCGCCTATCGGCGCAATATCTGCGCGGTGATGGGCTGCTGACGGGCGCTGCATCCCGCCGCCGCGCACGCGGAACGTCCCCGCTGCCGGAACGGGATTGTTGACGGCGCGCGCTGCTGTTCAAATCGGCACCTGATTCGGCACTTTGGAAAGGGACAGCCCATGCAGCCTGCGATTCGACCGCCACTTGCCGCCAAGGCTGGCCGTCCTGACGATCGGGGTGGCGATCTGCCTAACTTGATCAGCATGGCGCCCGCGACGGGGTGGCTGGCGCAGGATCGCGCGCGGTCCTGATCCCGCCCGCCGCAACAGGGCCGGAACCGCGCGGGTCACAGCCCCCCGCGCCGTCCGGCTGCCAAGGAGATATTCATGCCGCGCCTGACCATCCTGACCGGCCGCGCCGCGCCGCTGGCCGACAGCGGACAGCTGAGCGGGATCGACAAGACCCCGGTTTCCGCCGCGCTGATGCTGGACACGAACGGTCTTGCCGGCGACGAACAGGGCGATCTGCGCCATCATGGCGGGCCGGAAAAGGCCGTGCATCACTATGCCCGCGATCATTACGCGGCGTGGCAGGCGGAGATCGGCGATCTTCCGGTGCTGGCGGCGCCGGGGGCATTTGGCGAGAACCTGTCGCAGCACGGCCTGACCGAAAGCGACGTGGCCGTGGGCGACATCTTTCGCTTGGGCAAGGCGCTGATCCAGGTCAGCCAGGGCCGCCAGCCCTGCTGGAAGCTGAACCACCGTTTCGGGGTCCGCGACATGGCCCGGCGCGTGCAGGACAGCGGGCGCACCGGCTGGTATTACCGCGTCTTGCAGCCGGGCATCGTCGCGCCCGGCGACGATCTGCACCTGATCGACCGGATCGCGCCGGACTGGACGATCCGCCGTCTGTGGCACGTCATGTATGTGGACCGCCTGAACCGGCACGATCTGGCGCAGATGGCCGCGCTGGACGTTCTGGCCGAGGGGTGGCGGCGTTATGCCGCGCGCCGCCTTGACAGCGGCCGGGTCGAGGATTGGCGCGGGCGTCTGGAGGGATCGACATGACGTCCGCCACGCCGGATCGTCCGCCGCTGGTGATCTCGGCGCAAAGCCAGGTCGTGCACGGCCATGTCGGCAACTCGGCCGCGATCTTTCCCATGCAGGCGGCGGGGCTTGAGGTTGCGGCGATCCCGACGGTGGTGTTTTCCAACACCCCCGACTATCCGACGCTGCGCGGCGCGGCGCTGGCCCCGGCGATGTTCGCCGACCTGCTTCTGGGCGCGGAGGAACGCGCCCTGCCGCAGCGCGCCAGTTTCCTGATGACGGGCTATATCGGCTCGGTCGAGGTGGCGGCGCTGCTGGTCGATTTCGTGACGCGCTGCAAGCGGACCAACCCCGATCTGGTCTATGTCTGCGATCCGGTGATGGGCGATCACGCGCCGGGGCTGTATGTCCCTAAGGCGATTGCCGACATCATGCGCGAAGGGCTGCTGCCGCTGGCCGATCTGGCGACGCCGAATTCGTTCGAGCTGACGCATCTGACCGGACACCCCATCGCCACGCTGGCGGATCTGAAGGCCGCCGCGCAGACGCTGCGGCTGGCGCCGAGCGCGCGGCTGATCGCCACCGGCTGCATCCTTCAGGACACGCCCCGCAATCATCTGGAAAGCGTGGTGCTGGGGCCGGACTCTGTCAGCCGCCATCCGACCCCGCATCTTCCGGTCGCGCTGCCCGGGACGGGCGATCTGTTCGCGGGGCTGCTGGTGGCCGGGCTGGGCCGGGGTCTGGCCACGCCGCAGGCCGTGGATCAGGCGCAGGCGCTGACCGGCATGGCGCTGGACCACGCGCGCATGATCGGCGCGCGCGAGGTGGTGCTGTTCGCCCCGGATTTCCGCCGCGCCCTGTTGCAGATGTGACCCGCCACGCGGCCTGACCCAAGACGAAGGAAGGAACAGAGAATGGAACTTGGCGCGCAACTGGACGAGGCCGCCATCCGCCGGGTGCGCGGCAGTTTCGAACGGCAAGGGCTGATGCGGCATCTTGGCGCGCGCATGACCGATCTGCGCGCCGGGATCGTGACGCTGCATCTGCCCTTTCGCGCCGAATTGACGCAGCAGCACGGGTTTTTCCACGCCGGCGGCACTGCGGCGATTGCCGATTCGGCGGGCGGTTATGCCGGCTACACGCTGTTTGCGGACGGGACCGAGGTTCTGACGACGGAATTCAAGCTGAACCTGATCAACCCCGCCCGCGGCGACCTGCTGGAGGCGACGGGCCGCGTGATCAAGCCCGGTCGCACGCTGACCGTGTGCCATCTGGATGTCTGGGCCATCGCCGGCGAAACCCGCATCCATTGCGCCACCGGCCTGCAAACGCTGATCTGCGTCCGTGCGGATCGCGCCGATGCAGCCCCGACGGAACGCGGCTGACCGCGTCGCGTGACTTTGCCCGGCCGCGCGCATAGAACGCAGGCGGCAGGCATCACGGGGGGCAGGCATGGCGCAACAGGCACGGATCGGGCTGATCGGGCTGGGAACCATGGGCGCGGCGCTGGCGCAGAACATCGCCGAAAAGGGTTTCTCGATTGCCGTCTGGAACCGCACCACGCAGGTCACGCGACAGTTTCACGCCGAGGCGGGCGATCTGGCGGACCGGATCGTGCCGACCGAGACGCTGGCCGATCTGGTCGACGCCGTCGCCGCCCCGCGCATCATCGTCCTGATGGTGCCGGCGGGCCAGCCGGTGGACGACCAGCTTGCCGCCCTGTCGCCGCTGCTGGCTGCCGAAGATCTGGTCATCGACGCCGGCAACGCCGATTTCCACAGCACCACGCTGCGCACCGATGCGGGCCTGCCCTTCGGTTTCATGGGCATCGGCGTCTCGGGTGGCGAGGACGGGGCGCGGCACGGCCCCTCGATCATGGCGGGCGGCACGCGGGCGCAATGGGATCTGGTGCAGCCGATCCTGACCGCCATCGCCGCCCGGGCCGAGGACGGAACGCCCTGCGCCGCCTGGATGGGTCCCCAAGGGGCGGGCCATTTCGTCAAGATGGTCCATAACGGCATCGAATATGCCGACATGCAGATGATCGCCGAAATCTACGGGCTGATGCGCGACGGCATGGCGATGGATGCCGGTGCGATCAGCCGGGTCTTTGCGGGCTGGAATGACGGCGCGCTGCGATCTTATCTGATCGAGATTACGGCCAGCGCCACCGCCACCGAAGATCCGCACACCGGCAGGCCTTTGGTGGACATGATCGTGGATCGGGCGGGCCAAAAGGGCACCGGCCGCTGGACCGCGATCGAGGCGCAGCATCTGGCCGCGCCGATCCCGGTGATCGAGGCGGCAGTGATGGCGCGCAACGTCTCGGCCCAACCGGACCAGAGACGGGCGGCAGAAGATCGCTTCGGCGCCGCGCCCACGCCGTGCCGCCTGGACACGGCGACGCTGGAACAGGCGCTGATCGCGGGCAAGATCCTGTGCTATGCGCAGGGATTCGCGATGATCTCGGCGGGGTCGGGCATGTTCGGCTGGTCGCTGCCGCTGCCGCAGATCGCGCGGATCTGGCGGGCCGGCTGCATCATCCGTTCGACCATGCTGAACGACATGGCGCGGGCGCTGGACGACCATCCCGACCGCAATCTGGTCCTGGCACCGCTGTTCGCCGACCGGATCGAGGCGGCGCTGCCCGCGCTGCGGCAGGTGGTGTCGCAGGGCATCGCCGCCGGCCACCCCCTGCCCGCGCTGGCCGGCGGGCTGATGTGGTTCGACATGATCCGGACCGCGCGCGGCACCGCCAACCTGATCCAGGCGCAGCGCGATTTCTTTGGCGCGCACGGATTTTCGCGCATCGACGGCATCGACGACAGCCATGGGCCGTGGGGCGGCTGATCGCCCGCGCCTTCCCGTCAGGTCCGGGGCCGGCCCACCCTGATGTCGCCGGTCGCCAGCACCGGCGCGGCGTCGATCCACTGGGCGTTCAGCATCGCCGCCACCCGTTCCAGAGTGGCGATCATCATCGCCTGTTCCCAGTCGGCCATCGCCGCGAATCCGTCGACGAATTGCTGTTGCAGAGCGTTCGGCGCGGTGGCCAGCGCGGAGGCACCCTCGGCGGTGATGACCACATCGGTCTGCCGCCGGTCGGCCGCCGACCGGTGCCGCGCCGCAAAGCCGCGCTTGACCAGCTGATCGACCAGGGCGGTCACGGTCGCCTGGCTGACCCCCATCTGATAGGCCAGCGCGGTCGGCGTCGCGCCCTCACGCTCTTTCAGGGCCAGCAGTTGCAACACCCGCAGCTTGGC is part of the Paracoccus stylophorae genome and encodes:
- the dusA gene encoding tRNA dihydrouridine(20/20a) synthase DusA, with product MKLAEHARLSVAPMMDWTDRHCRMFHRMMSRHALLYTEMVTSAAIVHGDRARLLDFNAVERPLALQLGGSDPAELRQATAIAADWGYDEINLNVGCPSDRVQSGCFGAVLMKQPGLVADCVAAMQSVSPVEVTVKCRIGVDDQIPEQVLPDFLARMRDAGIGRIAIHARKAWLQGLSPRENREIPPLDHELVHAMKRQFPDLHLSVNGGIDSMDAVRDHLRAMDGVMIGRAAYHRPWDMLGEADRLWGAAPVAGSALDVARAMRPRIRSHLRAGGRLHQITRHMLGLFHGQPGARAWRRTLSEGASSGGIEVYDAALALVSGPDTRDATALAGAAGPA
- a CDS encoding TAXI family TRAP transporter solute-binding subunit, with the translated sequence MRLSKPLRTLALGLGLVLASLSSGAAQEPPINIMTGSPTGTYIQFGRDMQNLMANCGQQMGVVESAGSLENFLGVRQRRQTQFGIVQNDVLEYMQTFAGQDPAVARTIRGVRIAFPLYDEEVHILGVKDIGSLADLAGRRVAIGTENSGTFLTSSLMLSLTGIEPAEKLTIGPQEALAALKAGDLDAFFYVTGAPAPIYADEDIDGDRFHLVPVADDTLRSVYTPTTLAAGTYPFQTEPVDLVAVKAVLMTFEYDMRGNAYHRAACDAVSDLSSLILTRLDDLREDGHPKWQQVDLEAIPPGWDISACVNRGISPDYVASCTAPEASPDSDANAAYRRNICAVMGC
- a CDS encoding MOSC domain-containing protein, giving the protein MPRLTILTGRAAPLADSGQLSGIDKTPVSAALMLDTNGLAGDEQGDLRHHGGPEKAVHHYARDHYAAWQAEIGDLPVLAAPGAFGENLSQHGLTESDVAVGDIFRLGKALIQVSQGRQPCWKLNHRFGVRDMARRVQDSGRTGWYYRVLQPGIVAPGDDLHLIDRIAPDWTIRRLWHVMYVDRLNRHDLAQMAALDVLAEGWRRYAARRLDSGRVEDWRGRLEGST
- the pdxY gene encoding pyridoxal kinase, whose amino-acid sequence is MTSATPDRPPLVISAQSQVVHGHVGNSAAIFPMQAAGLEVAAIPTVVFSNTPDYPTLRGAALAPAMFADLLLGAEERALPQRASFLMTGYIGSVEVAALLVDFVTRCKRTNPDLVYVCDPVMGDHAPGLYVPKAIADIMREGLLPLADLATPNSFELTHLTGHPIATLADLKAAAQTLRLAPSARLIATGCILQDTPRNHLESVVLGPDSVSRHPTPHLPVALPGTGDLFAGLLVAGLGRGLATPQAVDQAQALTGMALDHARMIGAREVVLFAPDFRRALLQM
- a CDS encoding PaaI family thioesterase translates to MELGAQLDEAAIRRVRGSFERQGLMRHLGARMTDLRAGIVTLHLPFRAELTQQHGFFHAGGTAAIADSAGGYAGYTLFADGTEVLTTEFKLNLINPARGDLLEATGRVIKPGRTLTVCHLDVWAIAGETRIHCATGLQTLICVRADRADAAPTERG
- the gndA gene encoding NADP-dependent phosphogluconate dehydrogenase, whose amino-acid sequence is MAQQARIGLIGLGTMGAALAQNIAEKGFSIAVWNRTTQVTRQFHAEAGDLADRIVPTETLADLVDAVAAPRIIVLMVPAGQPVDDQLAALSPLLAAEDLVIDAGNADFHSTTLRTDAGLPFGFMGIGVSGGEDGARHGPSIMAGGTRAQWDLVQPILTAIAARAEDGTPCAAWMGPQGAGHFVKMVHNGIEYADMQMIAEIYGLMRDGMAMDAGAISRVFAGWNDGALRSYLIEITASATATEDPHTGRPLVDMIVDRAGQKGTGRWTAIEAQHLAAPIPVIEAAVMARNVSAQPDQRRAAEDRFGAAPTPCRLDTATLEQALIAGKILCYAQGFAMISAGSGMFGWSLPLPQIARIWRAGCIIRSTMLNDMARALDDHPDRNLVLAPLFADRIEAALPALRQVVSQGIAAGHPLPALAGGLMWFDMIRTARGTANLIQAQRDFFGAHGFSRIDGIDDSHGPWGG
- a CDS encoding MarR family winged helix-turn-helix transcriptional regulator; translated protein: MTEADPDRIDDALIALRRILRATELHERDLAQAVGLTPAKLRVLQLLALKEREGATPTALAYQMGVSQATVTALVDQLVKRGFAARHRSAADRRQTDVVITAEGASALATAPNALQQQFVDGFAAMADWEQAMMIATLERVAAMLNAQWIDAAPVLATGDIRVGRPRT